The Flavobacteriales bacterium DNA window TAAGTGCCAATTCTCAGGCTAGACTTCTTTCAGGAATTAAAGCATTCTATAAATATTTAATCTTAGAAGAAATTATTGATAAAGACCCAACGCTTCTGATTGAAGGTCCAAAAAAAGGCTTAAAATTACCTGAAACTCTAAGCACTGATGAAATTGATAATCTAATCAAAAGCATTGATTTAAGTCATCCGCAAGGACAACGAAATAAGGCTATTATTGAAACTCTCTACGGATGTGGACTCAGAGTGTCTGAATTAATCAATCTAAAAATCACAAATTGGTTTAGAAAAGATGGTTTCATAAAGGTTGTTGGCAAAGGAGATAAAGAACGTCTTGTTCCAATTGGGAAACTTACAGAGGGTGTTCTTAAAATATATGTAGATGAAATTCGTGTCCATCAAAAAATTAATAAGGGTTGCGAAGATTTTGTTTTTCTAAACAGACGAGGAAATCAGCTTAGCAGAGTAATGGTATTTACTATTGTTAAAGATTTAGCCGAAAAAACTGGAATCAAAAAAAATATTAGTCCTCATACCTTCCGACATAGTTTTGCCACTGAACTCATCCAAAGAGGTGCAAACTTAAGGGCTGTTCAAGAAATGTTAGGACACGAATCTATAAATACGACCCAACTGTATACACACATTGATAGAGAGTTTTTACGTGAATCTATTATTACACATCATCCACGCTCTTGACAGTTTACTCTAACATATGGAAGCTTTATGTCATAAAAGGATTACGATGGTTTATGATAATTATGCCAATCATCGTTATTTTCTTTCAGGAAAATGGACTAAACCTCAAGGAAGTAATGATTCTACAAGGTGTATATTCTCTGATGGTTGCCTTAATGGAAATTCCCTCTGGTTACCTAGCAGATGTATTTGGAAGAAAACATACCCTCACATTAGGAGCAATATTAGCCTTTATTGGGTTTTTGATACTTAGTCTTTCATATACATTTTGGCCATTTTTTATTGGAGAAATTATATTGGGAGTTGGTGCAAGTTTTATCTCTGGTGCTGACTCCGCTTTATTGTACGATTCTCTTCTGGAAAGTGATAAAGAAAGTGATTACACAAAAGTTGAAGGAAGAGCATACGGAATTGGCAACTTTTCTGAAGCATTAGCAGGTATTTGTGGTGGTTTATTAGCCGATATATCATTACGCTACCCACTATACTTTCAAGTCTTTATTGCGGCTTTAATTATTCCACTGACATTCTCATTAATCGAGCCTAAATCTCATAAAGAAAATTTACTTCCTAAAAGCTTTAAGGCAGTATGGGAAGTCGTCAAACTCTCACTTTTTGAAAACAAGCTATTAAAGTGGTTGATTATTTTATCATCAATAATTGGTTTTGCTACACTGTCTTTAGCATGGTTTGCACAGCCCTATTTTAAAAGTATTGATTTACCCATTAAATATTTCGGCTTTGCTTGGGCAATACTTAATTTAAGTACTGGATTTTCCTCCATGAATGCTTACAGGTTTGATTCTATTTTTTCAAAAAAGAATCTAACTTTTTTTATTTCAATTGGCATAAGCATACCCATACTATTACTTTCAAGCTCGACCCCTACTATTGGATTATTCATGATATTTTTTATTTATATTATCAGAGGAATCGCAACACCAGTTCTTAGGAATTTTATAAATGAAATTACAGAGTCTAATGTAAGAGCTACAGTTTTATCTATTCGTAGTTTTTGTATTAGAATTACATTCTCAATATTCGCCCCCTTAATGGGATGGGTAGCTGATTTTTATTCTCTTCAAGAAAGTTTTATAATTTTAGGAATTCTAGTACTTTCAGTGAGTATAATTTCGTGCTTTAAGCTTATGAGATTATCTAATAATTAATTGCTGTGATAATTGATGTGACTTTATGTTAATAAAATAAATACCTTCATTTAAAGACGATACATCAATACTATTATCAAAAGTTGATAGACTCATGACCAAACGTCCACTTACATCTAAAATATCAATATCCTTTTCTCCATTAAGATTTATATAAAGGATATTCGAAGTAGGATTTGGAAATACAAAATCAACATTAGAGAAATTCTCTAATCCGCTAGTGTTACAATCAATTAAAAAATCAAAAGTGTTAAAAGAGTTATCCACTAACTCTGACATAATATTCACACTAAACTCAAGATTAGTTGGAACAGGGTTAACAAAAACGCCTTCCAATGATATACTTAAACTATTTCCAGAGGTGTAGGAATTATCATCACTTGGAGGTACTATTGATATTATAATTCCGGCATCACTAGAATTTTCAATATCAAAGTAGCCATCATTTATCTGGCTTTCAATGTTAAACAAAGCAATCTTAGCCTTATTATCATTAATAATATCATGAACTAACAATGAATATTGATTATTGATAAATCCATTAATGCCAGTTATTCCTACTGCTGAACCAACAAGCTGATCTTCACTCAAATTAGAAACATCAAAACGACCACTATTAGAAGTTACCATAGTAGATTGTATATCAGGCTCGTTAGTGTCTTGCTCAATATTTAGTGAAATATCCGACAATTCCTCACACTCTAAAGTGCTAATTTCTATTAAAATTTCTGGAGAAAAGGCCTGAGGAATAAATTCTCCGACATAAAAGGTATCCAATTCTGACCAATCAGAATAATAACTAGCGTTTTCTGAGCAATACGCTTGAACCCTCCACTCGTAATAATTATCTGGTGATAAATTACCCATCATATTAGAATTTACAGTACTATCCATATCTGCAAGTACTGTCCATTCAGTTTCAGAAAGAAGTTTGAAATTTAAGATGAAATGGTCTACCCCCATACCAAGCATTGAATCCCAATGACCAACAGCAAAACCGTTGTTTTGAAGAGCAATTATATCACTAACTATTAAACTAGTTGGAGACGGACAATCAATATATGCAGAAGTTGTAAAGGTATCCAAAACAGACCATTCTGCTTCATCTTGAAAATTTTCAGAACAAAATGCAACTACACTCCACACATAAGTTGTATTATAGTCAAGCGGCCCTATTGTTCTACTCACAGAAGTACTATCAAGATTAGATAAATTATTCCATACCAACGAATCTACTTGCTTATACTTAATCAAAAAATCTTCAACACCAGTTCCTAACATTGAATCCCAATGACCGTCTACAAAAGCTGCAGTAGAGTTAAAGACGTAGTTGTCAGTACTAAGACCAGTCGCTTGAGGACAATCCTGAGCAAATAAAAATGAATAAAATGATAGTGATAACGATATCGCCAGTAAAATATGCTTCATTATATGGTTAGGTAAAGTGTTATTAACAAAGATAGACATAAATGATAAAAAATCATAAATCTCATTCAATATTTAGACCTACATTTTATTACTTTTGTTGGCATAACTTTTACACAACAATGAAACAAGTATCAAACCGATTATTACAACTTTCAGAATCAGCCACATTAGCTATGGCAAGAATGAGCCGTGAGCTTAAAGCCCAGGGGCATGATGTTATTGCATTAAGCCTAGGAGAACCAGATTTTGACACGCCAGATTTTATAAAAGAATCGGCAAAAAATGCTATTGACAATAACTTTTCTCATTATACCCCTGTTCCAGGCTTAATTGAGTTAAGAGAAGCCATCTGCCACAAATTAAAACGTGATAATCAACTTGATTTCACCCCTAATCAAATTGTTGTCTCTACAGGTGCTAAGCAATCAATTGCTAATGTTTGTTTGAGTTTGCTTAACAATGGAGACGAAGTTCTATTACCTGCTCCTTATTGGGTAAGCTATTATGAGCTCGTTAAACTTGGAGAAGCTACACCAATTGTTATTGAAAGTGATATTGACAATGACTTCAAGATAAGTCCAGAGCAATTGGAAAAAGCCATTACTCCAAAAACTAAAATGATGATTTTTAGTTCACCGTGTAATCCTAGCGGAACGGTTTACACAAAATCAGAACTTGAATCACTTGCTGCAGTTCTTGCTAAACATCCAAATGTGTATGTAATTAGTGATGAGATATATGAACTCATCAATTTTGGAGTTGAACATTACAGTATGGCAAAAATTGAATCTATCAAAGACAGAGTCATTACCGTTAATGGTGTTTCAAAAGGATTTGCTATGACTGGCTGGAGAGTTGGCTACATAGCTGCCCCACAATGGATTGCAGATGCTTGTAACAAGATTCAAGGACAAGTCACTTCAGCAACATGTGCAATTGCTCAAAAAGCAACAGAAACCGCCATGCTTGCTGATCCGTCAGAAATTGAAAATATGAAATTGGCTTTTCATAAAAGAAGGGATTTGATGCTAAATATGCTGAATGATATTCAAGGTGTAAACACAAACACTCCGGATGGTGCATTTTATATTTTCCCTGACGTTTCTCACTATTTTGGAAAATCAGATGGAAGCAAAACTATCAATAATTCATCAGACTTTTGTATGTACCTATTAAATGATGCTCACGTGGCTCTAGTAGCTGGAGAAGCATTTGGATCGCCTAACTGTGTGAGAATATCATATGCTGCTTCAGAAGAAAACCTTATTGAAGCTGTAAGTAGAATAAAAAAATCATTAGAAAAACTAAACTAATTGGGAGTTTATAATTGGAAATCTATATTTGATGGATTTGAAAAATTCAAAGTATTAATTGTTGGTGATGCAATGATTGATGCATATATGTGGGGGGACATCAACCGTCAGTCCCCTGAAGCTCCGATACCAATTGTTGACATTTCAAAACATGAAAAACGTTTAGGTGGTGCTGCCAATGTAGCAATAAACATCAAAGCATTAGGAGCAGAACCCATCTTGTGTTCAGTTATTGGAAATGATAAAGACGCCTTTTTTCAGTTAATGAAAGATGAAAATCTTTCTACGAAAGGCATTCTCTCAACTAATCGCAAAACTACCATTAAAACTAGAGTAATTAGTGAAGGAAAACATCAACTTAGAATAGATGAAGAAGATGTATTCCCAATTGATAACGAAGAGGGTTTTATACAAAATACAATATCATTAATGAATGATGTTGATGTAATTATCTTTCAGGATTATAATAAAGGTGTTCTGACTAAAAAAGTAATTGATGCTCTACTTTCTGAAAGTAAAAAACTAAATAAATTAACGCTTGTTGACCCAAAAAAGGATAATTACTGGTGTTATAAAAACGTCGATTTATTTAAACCTAACTTAAACGAGTTAAACCAAATTAGCGATAATAGTATTGAGGCCACTCAAATTGAAGAACTAAGTCAGGAGGTATTAGTACAGCAACAAAAACTTAATGCTAAATACTTTATGCTAACACTCTCCCAATATGGTATTTTTATTAACGATGTAAATAATAACCATCAATTCCCTGCCTTTGATCGAAAAGTAATTGATGTTTCTGGAGCTGGTGATTGCGTTATTGCGACAGCATCATTAGCCTTAGTAAGTGGGTTATCCATTGATAAAATCGCTCAACTATCAAATTTAGCAGGTGGATTGTCTTGTGAAAAAGTTGGTGTGAACCCTATAGAAAAGGATAATTTAATTAAAGAAGCTAATCGTTTAATATAGCACCACAAAACTTACAGTGGATAGCATCTGGCTCATGCCCTTCTTTTGAACATTCTCTACAAGCTTGAGTACTCACGTTTTTTTGTGTGGCTTTTACCATAGAGGCTGATACTATACCGGTTGGAACAGCAATTATACCATAACCCAAAATCATGATTATTGAAGCTAAAATCTTCCCTAAAGATGTTAAGGGAACAACATCACCATAACCTACTGTTGTAAGGGTTACAACTGCCCAATAAATTGACTTTGGAATATTTTCAAAACCATTACTCTGCCCTTCAATAATATACATTAAACTTCCAAGAAAAACTACAATCAAAATTACCGACAAAAGAAATACAATGATTTTAGGTTGAGAAGACCTTAAAGCTATTTGCATAATATTTGCACCTCTTAAATATCTCGATAACTTAAATACTCTAAAAACACGTATCAATCGAATTATTCTGACATCCACTAAAACACGCATTGGAGGGTATAAAAAGACTAAATAGGTAGGAATAATTGACAATAAATCAATTATCCCCATAAATGAAAAAATGTATTTGAAAGGTTTGTTAATAGAATATATCCTTAAGAAATATTCGATAGTAAATAAAATTGTGAAAAACCACTCAACCCATCTAAGTAAATAGCCATACTTGAAAGAAATTGAGTCAACACTTGAAAGAATAGCTCCAAATACAGACAAAATAATAGCTATCAAAAGAGCTATATCAAAAAATTTTCCCTCTCTTGTATCAGCCTCAAAAATTATTTCATGAATCCTATTCCTATTGAACATCGTCTGCGAAGTTAAGACTATTTTAAAAATTACTTTTAAAATTTAGATTTTTATACATTTGAAAAAAATTACAGATTCTAAGTTTATGTCTAAAAGACTAAAAGAAAGTAGAGGACAATTTGGTACAACACCAGTGTTTATGGCATCCATAAGTACCATTTTAGGCGCAATTCTTTTCTTAAGATTCGGTTATGCAGTAGGAAATGTTGGTTTTTTTGGGGCTATTGCCATAATTATATTAGGACATGCGGTTACCATTCCAACAGCATTGGCTGTAGCCGAAATAGCTACAAATAGAAAAGTTGAAGGTGGGGGCGATTATTATGTTATTTCTAGGTCATTTGGACTAAATATTGGCGCTGCAATTGGATTAGCGTTATTTCTTTCTCAAGCCATTAGTGTATCGTTTTACATCATTGCATTTGCAGAGTCTTTTGTTCCCTTTGGCAAATATTTAATAGAAAAATACGCCTTAGGAGATTGGAGTCATTTCCTTTTAGAAAAGAAAAGTATTGGACTCATTTCAATGTCTTTATTAACGATGTTGTTTTTATACAAAGGAGCAAATATTGGGATTAAAGCATTATATCTAGTTGCTAGCATCATTTTCGTATCTCTTATCATGTTCTTTTTAGGCGATAGTCAAATAGCTTGGGATGAAGTGAGTTTCTTTTCTAAGGTAGATGATTCAGATAGTTTCTTTTATGTATTCACTATAATTTTCCCAGCATTTACAGGAATTTCTGCAGGACTAGGGCTTTCAGGAGACTTGAAAGAACCTAGAGTATCTATTCCTAGAGGTACAATTTTCGCAACAATATTAGGAGCCATCATTTATGTTTTTGTAGCTTTCAAACTTACCATTTCTACAAGTTTGGAAAACCTTGCTAACAATCAGTTAGTAATGAGTGATATAGCTATTTGGGGACCAATTATTCCAATAGGTTTAGCGTGTGCAGCCATTTCATCAGCCTTGGGTTCAATAATAGTAGCCCCAAGAACTCTTCAAGCTTTGGGAAAAGATAACATCTTCCCATCAGAAAAAATAGACAAGTGGCTTTCAAAAGGCAAAAAGGAAACAAACGAACCCACTAACGGCACAATAATAACCTGTGCTATTGCATTTTTCTTTGTTTATGTAGGAGATATAAATTTCGTAGCAAAAATTATATCGATGTTTTTTATGGTCACCTATGGCGCTATCTGTCTTATCTCATTTTTGGAACACTTCTCTGGTGACCCATCTTACAGACCAGTATTTAAATCAAGATGGTATATTTCTTTGTTAGGAGCTATACTGTCGATTTGGTTAATGTTCAAAATGGATACTCTTTTTGCTTTTATATCCATCATTATAATGATAATATTCTATCATTTTATAAATAAAAAGTCCTCTGACAAAAGAGAATTTGTTAATTTATTTAGAGATGTTCTTGAGCAAATAGCCAGACAAATTCAAGTATTTCTTCAAAGAAAAGACGAGAATTCAGAGGAAAGAGTACATTGGAGACCTTTTGTTGTATGTATTAGCGATGCTTCACTAAAGAGAACAAATGCTTTTGATGTTACAAGATGGATAGCCTACAAATATGGTTTTGGTACATACATTCACTTTATTCAAGGTTATTTGAGTCGTCAAACTTTCAACCTTTCTAAGGAAATAAAACACCAACTTATTGAGGGTGAAAAATCAAATGTATATGTAGATACAATGATTTCTCCTTCATACACTTCAGCATTGGCTCAAGTTGTTCAGTTATCCAGTATTTCAGGAAAAGATAACAATCTGATATTATTAGAGTATTGTGAATCAGAAAAAGAATCATTTGCAGATGTAATTAGCAACTTCAACTTGCTTCACACTACAGGCTATGACGTCTGTATTATGCGTTCCAGTGGTAAGGTTGTCAAAAAAGAAGAAATACACATTTGGATATCATCTAGAGACTACGAAAACTCCAATATGATGATTCTCTTAGGCTATATAATAATTGGTCATCCAGAGTGGAGAAATGCACAGATAAAAGTGTTTACCATTTACCCTAGGGATAAGTTTGAAGAATATAAAAATCAAATGTTCGACTTTATTGAATCTGGTCGATTACCAATATCTCCTCGAAATATGAAAATGGTACCCCATGATGAAAGTATAAGCATAAAAGAAATCATAAACGAACGATCTGTAGACTCTGACTTAACTATTATTGGATTTAGAGGCGAACTCGTAAAAAAACAAAAACTAGATATTTTTGAAGGTTACAATAATATTGGTAATATCTTATTTGTAAATAGCATTAATAAAAAAGATATTGAGTAATTCTAATTGGCTATCTTTGTAACCTTAAAATTACACGCATTGGGAACCAATATCAAACCTTACAACAAAGATAAATCTTCAAAGAAAGAGCAAATAGCTAAAATGTTTGATGCTATTGCCGAACGCTATGATTTTCTTAATCACTTTTTATCATTAGGTATTGATATTCTTTGGCGTAAAAGAGCCATCAAAGAAATAAGTAAAATAAACCCTAATTACATATTAGATATTGCTACAGGGACAGGAGATTTAGCTATAGAAGCATGCAAGCTCAATCCTAAAAAAGTTGTAGGTATTGATATTTCAAATAATATGCTTGATTTTGGAAGAGTAAAAATTAAAAAAAAGGGCTTAGAGAACATCATTGAAATGACTTATGGAGATTCTGAAGATCTTCAGCTTGAAGATAATTCCTTTGATGCTGTAACGGCAGGCTTTGGCGTAAGAAACTTTGAAAATTTAGGAAAAGGGCTTTCTGAAATGAACAGAGTCATGAAAAAAGATGGGATTGTGGCAATTATTGAACCTGCCGAACCCGTTGTTTTTCCATTTAAACAGTTATACAATCTATATTTCAAAGGCATATTACCTTTTGTCGGAAAATATTTTTCAAAAGACGATTCGGCATATACCTATCTTCCACAATCTGTAGAGGCTTTCCCCTCTAGAGAAAAATTTATTGAAGAATTAATTAAAGCTGGATTTAAAGACGCTAAATTCATTTCATTGACATTTGGTGTTGCAGCTTTATACATTGCTACGAAATAAATCTATTTTTTTTACGATATTGCAGTATGAAAAAAATTTACTCAATAGCCCTTATTTTATTTCTTGGTCAGCAAGTATTTGCACAACGGTATAACGTACCACTCAATCTACCCAATTACGACAATAAAGCCATGCACTTCGGTTTTTTAATTGGTATAAACACACTTGACTTTAAAATTACTCCTGTAACCGATACAGATGATGAATTATTTGTTATTGAGTCAGAAAGTCAAAAAGGATTTAATCTAGGAATTGTATCTAATTTTAGATTAGGGAGAAACTTAGATTTTAGAGCTATTCCCACCCTATCATTAGCAGAACGAAGAGTACTTTATACGCTTAATGACAATACAATATTAACAGATGAAAACAAAAAAATAGAATCCACTTTCATTGAATTCCCAATTGCACTTAAATACAAATCGGAGAGATATAACAATATGAGAAGTTATATTGTTACTGGCTTTAAAGCATCTATTGACCTTGCATCTCAACGAAATATTGATGACGAGGGTTTTGATATCGTTAAAATTAAAAAGAATGACTTTTCATATGAAATTGGACTAGGATTCGATTTTTACCTTCCATATTTTAAATTTTCTCCAGAACTCAAAGCTAATTTTGGACTACCTAATGTGTTGGTTGATGATGACAGCATCTATAGTAGTTCTATTAAAAGCATGAAAACAAGAGGCTTTACCATTTCATTCACATTTGAATAAACACATTATAATGTCAGAATTTATAAACTTAACCTTCACCCCTGAACAAGCCTCTGACATAGATACTGTGTCCAAAACAATTGAAAAAGAGAAAAAGAAACTATATATCTCACATGATTACTGGAAAATCGTAAAAAGATCTATTGATGCCAGAAGCAGAAATGTGAAAATTCGCATGCAAATTCAATTTATCGATTCTTCACAAAAGGATAAAAGTATTAAAAGAAACTACCAGAATGTAGAACACAAAGAGGAAGTAATTATCATTGGTTCAGGACCAGCAGGACTTTTTGCCGCCCTTAAATTAGTTGAACAAGGCAAAAAACCAATCATTCTGGAGAGAGGAAAAGATGTAAGACAACGAAGACGTGATATCGCTGCAATAAACAAAAATCACATTGTAAACACCGATTCAAACTATTGCTTTGGTGAAGGCGGTGCAGGAACGTATTCAGACGGAAAACTATATACCCGCTCTAAAAAAAGAGGCTCTGTTTTAGAGGTGCTAGAAACGTTAGTCTTTCACGGAGCAAAAGAAGATATTTTAATAGACGCACAACCACATATTGGCACTAATAAATTACCCAAAATAATAGCTAATATTAGAGAAACAATTGAAAGTAATGGCGGTCAAATTCATTTTAATACTAAAGTGATTGATTTCATCATCTCTAATTCAAAAATTGAGGGAGTAATTACAGAAAATGGTGATAAAATACTTGCAAAAAATACCATTCTAGCCACAGGTCATTCAGCTAGAGATATTTACACTTTATTAGACAATAATAA harbors:
- a CDS encoding amino acid permease; this encodes MSKRLKESRGQFGTTPVFMASISTILGAILFLRFGYAVGNVGFFGAIAIIILGHAVTIPTALAVAEIATNRKVEGGGDYYVISRSFGLNIGAAIGLALFLSQAISVSFYIIAFAESFVPFGKYLIEKYALGDWSHFLLEKKSIGLISMSLLTMLFLYKGANIGIKALYLVASIIFVSLIMFFLGDSQIAWDEVSFFSKVDDSDSFFYVFTIIFPAFTGISAGLGLSGDLKEPRVSIPRGTIFATILGAIIYVFVAFKLTISTSLENLANNQLVMSDIAIWGPIIPIGLACAAISSALGSIIVAPRTLQALGKDNIFPSEKIDKWLSKGKKETNEPTNGTIITCAIAFFFVYVGDINFVAKIISMFFMVTYGAICLISFLEHFSGDPSYRPVFKSRWYISLLGAILSIWLMFKMDTLFAFISIIIMIIFYHFINKKSSDKREFVNLFRDVLEQIARQIQVFLQRKDENSEERVHWRPFVVCISDASLKRTNAFDVTRWIAYKYGFGTYIHFIQGYLSRQTFNLSKEIKHQLIEGEKSNVYVDTMISPSYTSALAQVVQLSSISGKDNNLILLEYCESEKESFADVISNFNLLHTTGYDVCIMRSSGKVVKKEEIHIWISSRDYENSNMMILLGYIIIGHPEWRNAQIKVFTIYPRDKFEEYKNQMFDFIESGRLPISPRNMKMVPHDESISIKEIINERSVDSDLTIIGFRGELVKKQKLDIFEGYNNIGNILFVNSINKKDIE
- a CDS encoding pyridoxal phosphate-dependent aminotransferase; the encoded protein is MKQVSNRLLQLSESATLAMARMSRELKAQGHDVIALSLGEPDFDTPDFIKESAKNAIDNNFSHYTPVPGLIELREAICHKLKRDNQLDFTPNQIVVSTGAKQSIANVCLSLLNNGDEVLLPAPYWVSYYELVKLGEATPIVIESDIDNDFKISPEQLEKAITPKTKMMIFSSPCNPSGTVYTKSELESLAAVLAKHPNVYVISDEIYELINFGVEHYSMAKIESIKDRVITVNGVSKGFAMTGWRVGYIAAPQWIADACNKIQGQVTSATCAIAQKATETAMLADPSEIENMKLAFHKRRDLMLNMLNDIQGVNTNTPDGAFYIFPDVSHYFGKSDGSKTINNSSDFCMYLLNDAHVALVAGEAFGSPNCVRISYAASEENLIEAVSRIKKSLEKLN
- the ubiE gene encoding bifunctional demethylmenaquinone methyltransferase/2-methoxy-6-polyprenyl-1,4-benzoquinol methylase UbiE, with the protein product MGTNIKPYNKDKSSKKEQIAKMFDAIAERYDFLNHFLSLGIDILWRKRAIKEISKINPNYILDIATGTGDLAIEACKLNPKKVVGIDISNNMLDFGRVKIKKKGLENIIEMTYGDSEDLQLEDNSFDAVTAGFGVRNFENLGKGLSEMNRVMKKDGIVAIIEPAEPVVFPFKQLYNLYFKGILPFVGKYFSKDDSAYTYLPQSVEAFPSREKFIEELIKAGFKDAKFISLTFGVAALYIATK
- a CDS encoding ion transporter, with the protein product MFNRNRIHEIIFEADTREGKFFDIALLIAIILSVFGAILSSVDSISFKYGYLLRWVEWFFTILFTIEYFLRIYSINKPFKYIFSFMGIIDLLSIIPTYLVFLYPPMRVLVDVRIIRLIRVFRVFKLSRYLRGANIMQIALRSSQPKIIVFLLSVILIVVFLGSLMYIIEGQSNGFENIPKSIYWAVVTLTTVGYGDVVPLTSLGKILASIIMILGYGIIAVPTGIVSASMVKATQKNVSTQACRECSKEGHEPDAIHCKFCGAILND
- a CDS encoding D-glycero-beta-D-manno-heptose-7-phosphate kinase, with the protein product MIDAYMWGDINRQSPEAPIPIVDISKHEKRLGGAANVAINIKALGAEPILCSVIGNDKDAFFQLMKDENLSTKGILSTNRKTTIKTRVISEGKHQLRIDEEDVFPIDNEEGFIQNTISLMNDVDVIIFQDYNKGVLTKKVIDALLSESKKLNKLTLVDPKKDNYWCYKNVDLFKPNLNELNQISDNSIEATQIEELSQEVLVQQQKLNAKYFMLTLSQYGIFINDVNNNHQFPAFDRKVIDVSGAGDCVIATASLALVSGLSIDKIAQLSNLAGGLSCEKVGVNPIEKDNLIKEANRLI
- the xerD gene encoding site-specific tyrosine recombinase XerD — its product is MSWKNYINGFRSFLMLERSLSENSVEAYIRDVNKLVDYLSINSIKKSPKELTSKDISTFIQWIVKLGISANSQARLLSGIKAFYKYLILEEIIDKDPTLLIEGPKKGLKLPETLSTDEIDNLIKSIDLSHPQGQRNKAIIETLYGCGLRVSELINLKITNWFRKDGFIKVVGKGDKERLVPIGKLTEGVLKIYVDEIRVHQKINKGCEDFVFLNRRGNQLSRVMVFTIVKDLAEKTGIKKNISPHTFRHSFATELIQRGANLRAVQEMLGHESINTTQLYTHIDREFLRESIITHHPRS
- a CDS encoding NAD(P)/FAD-dependent oxidoreductase, with the protein product MSEFINLTFTPEQASDIDTVSKTIEKEKKKLYISHDYWKIVKRSIDARSRNVKIRMQIQFIDSSQKDKSIKRNYQNVEHKEEVIIIGSGPAGLFAALKLVEQGKKPIILERGKDVRQRRRDIAAINKNHIVNTDSNYCFGEGGAGTYSDGKLYTRSKKRGSVLEVLETLVFHGAKEDILIDAQPHIGTNKLPKIIANIRETIESNGGQIHFNTKVIDFIISNSKIEGVITENGDKILAKNTILATGHSARDIYTLLDNNKIALKYKPFSMGVRIEHPQELIDSIQYSCKERSPYLPAASYKLVTQVKERGVYSFCMCPGGFIVPAATNSGEIVVNGMSPSKRNSVFSNSGIVVEVKEEDLLPFEKYGELRGLYYQMSVEKSMCQLTPELQVAPAQRMVDFVNKKTSSKLNTTSYQPGMHSVPLHDILPESISSHLSESFKVFGKKMRGYLTNEANIIGVESRTSSPVNIPRNKETLQHIQIKNLYPCGEGAGYAGGIVSAAIDGIKCAEKII
- a CDS encoding T9SS type A sorting domain-containing protein, with amino-acid sequence MKHILLAISLSLSFYSFLFAQDCPQATGLSTDNYVFNSTAAFVDGHWDSMLGTGVEDFLIKYKQVDSLVWNNLSNLDSTSVSRTIGPLDYNTTYVWSVVAFCSENFQDEAEWSVLDTFTTSAYIDCPSPTSLIVSDIIALQNNGFAVGHWDSMLGMGVDHFILNFKLLSETEWTVLADMDSTVNSNMMGNLSPDNYYEWRVQAYCSENASYYSDWSELDTFYVGEFIPQAFSPEILIEISTLECEELSDISLNIEQDTNEPDIQSTMVTSNSGRFDVSNLSEDQLVGSAVGITGINGFINNQYSLLVHDIINDNKAKIALFNIESQINDGYFDIENSSDAGIIISIVPPSDDNSYTSGNSLSISLEGVFVNPVPTNLEFSVNIMSELVDNSFNTFDFLIDCNTSGLENFSNVDFVFPNPTSNILYINLNGEKDIDILDVSGRLVMSLSTFDNSIDVSSLNEGIYFINIKSHQLSQQLIIR
- a CDS encoding PorT family protein, with protein sequence MKKIYSIALILFLGQQVFAQRYNVPLNLPNYDNKAMHFGFLIGINTLDFKITPVTDTDDELFVIESESQKGFNLGIVSNFRLGRNLDFRAIPTLSLAERRVLYTLNDNTILTDENKKIESTFIEFPIALKYKSERYNNMRSYIVTGFKASIDLASQRNIDDEGFDIVKIKKNDFSYEIGLGFDFYLPYFKFSPELKANFGLPNVLVDDDSIYSSSIKSMKTRGFTISFTFE
- a CDS encoding MFS transporter translates to MPIIVIFFQENGLNLKEVMILQGVYSLMVALMEIPSGYLADVFGRKHTLTLGAILAFIGFLILSLSYTFWPFFIGEIILGVGASFISGADSALLYDSLLESDKESDYTKVEGRAYGIGNFSEALAGICGGLLADISLRYPLYFQVFIAALIIPLTFSLIEPKSHKENLLPKSFKAVWEVVKLSLFENKLLKWLIILSSIIGFATLSLAWFAQPYFKSIDLPIKYFGFAWAILNLSTGFSSMNAYRFDSIFSKKNLTFFISIGISIPILLLSSSTPTIGLFMIFFIYIIRGIATPVLRNFINEITESNVRATVLSIRSFCIRITFSIFAPLMGWVADFYSLQESFIILGILVLSVSIISCFKLMRLSNN